In the genome of Streptomyces sp. NBC_00259, the window CACTACTTCCGGACGGCGCGGCTTTCTACCGTCGTACCAGCGACGAAGGCAACTCAGCGTAGTAGAAGGAGTCCACTCCGTGAACGCACATGTGAAGAGACCGAGTTCCCCCGTCGGCGCCCTGCCTCCGATCGGGTCGCTCACGCAGCGACAACAGCGTGGCATGGACTGCGTGTTCTGCGGGGTCGTGCTCACCCCGGAAACGGCGGTCGATCTCGGATCGCGAAGGCTGCGCATCGCCGACTGGGTCACTTGCTGGTTTCCGCGGAGCTGCCGCAACTGCCCGAAGGAGAACGGGTCGTGATCTGTACACGGTGTCAGCAGACCATCGAGCCCGGGGAGCCCTATCGAGCCTACGACATCCACTCCGCCTCCGGTGCCGGCGGTGTCGTGCACCAGCACGTCGTCTGTCCCCCGCGGCCACCTGAATGAGACTCCCCGCCCGCCGAGGTACGGCGGACCGTACGGGCGGGGCATGTTGCACCACAGCCGCCGGACCACACACCGCACGACAACAGGAGGTCAGATCATGAGCGATGCCGGCAAGCACGGTGGGGAGCCCAGCGACAAGCCGTGGACGCCACCGCCGACTCCGCCGTCGCCCGACGGCAGCGGGCCCGGCAAGGTCGCGGAGGGCTGACACCGTGACCACCGCCCAACCGGGCGGGTACACCGCGCTCGTGCGGCAGTTGCACGAGCGCGGTCTGCTCGACCCCACATGGCGCGCGGTGTGGGAAGCCGTGCCCCGCGAGCGGTTCATCCCCGGGCGGGCGTGGCGGCAGGACGCCGACCGCTGCGTACCGCTCGTCTCGTACGCGGAGCGGATCGCCCTCATCCACAGCGACGAACCGGTCGTGATCCAGCTCGACGACGGCGTCGACGGCGGGCCCGGCGTCGCCACCTCGTCGAACTCGCAGCCGAGCATGGTCGCCCGCTCGCTCGGTCTGCTCCAGGTCGACGACGGAGCCCGGGTGCTGGAGATCGGCACCGCCTCGGGACACGTCGCCGCGCTGCTGTCCGAGCGGCTCGGCGCCGAGCGGGTGTTCAGCATCGAAGTCGATCCCGCGCTCGCCGCGCACGCCGGGACCGCGCTGGACGCCGCCGGCTACCGGCCGCACCTGCGCTGTGGCGACGGCGGGGCGGGGTGGCCCGAGGCGGCACCTTTCGACGGCGTCATCGCCACGTGCGCGCTGCGGCACGTTCCGCGTGCGTACGTCGACCAGGTCCGGCCCGGCGGAAGCATCGTCGCGCCGCTGGACCGCGAGTTCTGGAGCGGCGTCCTGGTCCAGCTCACGGTGCGCCGCGACGGCACCGCGTCCGGACGTTTCCACGGCGGCGCCTCGTACATGCCGATGCGGTCGCATCGGGCCGTCGCGGGCGCCCCGGTCGACAGCTCGACCGTCCGGGCCCGCAGGACCGACCTCGCGGGCTCCGCGATCCTCCGTCTCGGATTCGCCCTGTACGCGGGTACCCGGCTGCCCGGCGTCCGTCTGTGGCACGCCGACGGCCCGGCAGGTGTCCAGGTGTGGGCGCAGCACCCGGGCGGATCCGCGGCGACCGCCGTCGACGGTGACGTATGAGAGTACGGACCGCGCGCGTTGTGGGCCGAGATCGAGCGTACGCACGGCGAGTTCGTCGCCCTCGGCTCCCCGGACGCGGATCGGTTCGGGCTCACGGTGAGCGCCGAGGGAGAACACCTGTGGTGGCTGTGCGGCCCCGGCAACGTGATCGCGCCGATACGCGACGTGCAGGAATCGGCGTAGACGGCTCGGCCGGCTCCGGCCCCGATGACGGTTGGGGCGTCGCAGCCGCTCCTGGTCAGGACGAGTCGCGGACCACCAGCTCGGTCGGCAGCACGATCCTCGGGCGCTGCGGTCCGCTGCGGTCCGCGATCTCCTGAAGGAGGAGTCCGGCCATGGTGCGGCCCATGTCCTCGATCGGCTGGCGGACGCTGGTCAGCGCCGGGTCCATGTGGCGGGCCACGGCGGAGTCGTCGAAGCCGACCAGCGCGACGTCGTCGGGGATGCGGCGTCCCGACTCGCGCAGGACCTGGCGGGCGCCGGCCGCCATGACGTCGGAGGCGGCGAAGACCGCGTCGAGGGCGGGGCGGCGGTCCAGCAGGGCGCGCATGGCGCGGCGGCCGCCTTCCTCGGTGAAGTCGGCGGGGGCGATCAGTTGTTCGTCGGCGGCGACGCCTGCCGTGGCGAGGGCGTCCCGGTAGCCGTCGAGGCGGCACTGGGCGCCGTAGACGTCGAGGCGGCCGGTGATCGTGGCGATGGTGCGGCGGCCGCGGGACAGGAGGTGGGTGACGGCCGCGCGGGCGCCCTCGGTGTTGTCGGAGTCGACGGCGGCCAGGGGTTCGTCGGCCGAGCGGCGGCCGCTGATGACGGCCGGGATCGCGAGCTGTTCCAGCAGGTCGGGCAGCGGGTCGTCGGCGTGCACGGACACCAGCAGGACGCCGTCCACGCGTCCCGCGGCAAGGTACTCGGCGAGTCTGCGTCGTTTGCGGTCGGAGCCGGCGAAGGTCAGCAGCAGTTGCATGTCCGTGTCGGCGAGGGCCGCACCGACACCGCGCACGATGTCGGAGAAGTACGGTTCCGCGAAGAAGCGCGCCTCGGGTTCGGGGACGACGAGGGCGATGGCGTCGGTGCGGTTGGCGGCGAGCGCGCGGGCCGCGCGGTTGGGTACGTAGCCGAGTTCGGCGACGGCCGCCTCGACGGCGGCCCGGGTCTCGTCGCTGACCCTTGGCGAGCCGTTGATCACGCGGGAGACCGTGCCGCGGCCGACTCCGGCCCGCGCGGCGACCTCTTCGAGGGTCGGTCGGCCGCCGCTTCTGCCTCCGGTACGGGCGCGCACAGCGCCGGCCCGGACACCGGCATTCCGGCGATCCACCATGATCCGCCTCCCGTGCTCCCCTGGCCGAGAACATTACGCGTCGGGTGGGTTGACACCCCTTCGGGGAGCCGCGACCCTTCAACACATCACTCATGGGAGCGCTCCCACCGTACCTGACTCATACAGAACCCGCACGTTCCCCGCCCGAGCCGCAGCTTCAACCAACGGGCGCACCGTGACAGTTGGCCGGGGGGTCGGCACGTCAGGGCACTAGGAGGACGCAATGCGCAGGACCGTAATCCTGGCGGTCGTCGCGGCGCTCGGCGCCGGGCTGCTGGCCGGCTGTGCCGAGGACAGCGAGGAGCCCGGCGCAGGCTCCGCCGGCGGGGCCGGCGGCGCCAAGGGCAGAACCACGATCACGGTGGGGGTCTTCGGGGCCTTCGGTCTCAAGGAGGCCGGGCTCTACGACGAATACATGAAGCTCCACAAGAACATCGAGATCAAGCAGACCTCGATCGAACGCAACGAGAACTACTACCCGCAGCTGCTCACCCATCTGGGCAGTGGCAGCGGCCTCGCCGACATCCAGGCCGTCGAGGTCAACAACATCGCCGAGATCACCACCACCCAGGCGGACAAGCTCGTCGACCTGGGCAAGACCGAGGGCGTCAGCAAGGACAGCTTCCTGCCGTGGAAGTGGGCCCAGGCCACGAACAAGGACGGGAAGACGATCGGCCTCGGCACCGACATCGGCCCGCAGGGCATCTGCTACCGCAAGGACCTCTTCGCCAAGGCGGGGCTGCCCACCGATCGTGAGGCCGTCGGCAAGCTGTGGGCCGGCGACTGGAACAAGTACCTCGCGGCGGGCAAGCAGTACAAGGCGAAGGCGCCCAAGGGCACGACCTTCGTGGACTCCGCGTCCGGAGTGATGGCGGCGATCACCGGCAGCAGCGCCAAGCGGTTCTACGACGAGAGCGGCGAGGTCGTCTACAAGACGAACCCGGCCGTGAAGGACGCCTTCGACACCGCCGCGGCCTTCGCGACCGAGGGCCTGAGCGGCAAGCTCCAGCAGTTCACGCCCGCCTGGGACCAGGGTTACGCCAACGGCACCTTCGCCACGGTCTCCTGCCCGGCCTGGATGCTCGGCTACATCCAGGACAAGGCGGGACCGGCGGGCAAGGACAAGTGGGACGTCGCCCCGGCGCCGAAGCCCAGCAACTGGGGCGGCTCGTTCCTGATCGTCCCCGAGGCGGGCAAGAACAAGACCGAGGCGGCGAAGCTCGCGGCCTGGCTGACCGCGCCCGAGCAGCAGGCGAAGCTCTTCGAGAAGCGCGGCAGCTTCCCGAGCGCCCAGGCCGCCTACTCGCTGCCCGCCGTGTCCGGCGCCAAGCACGAGTACTTCGGCAACGCCCCGATCGGGCAGATCTTCTCCCAGGCCGCCGAGGGCATCCCGGTGCTGATCGTCGGTCCGAAGGACCTGGTCATCGCCCAGAACCTGGCGGACGTCGGCATGCTCCAGGTCGGCCAGAAGGGCAAGTCCCCCCAGGAAGGCTGGGACGCCGCCGTGAAGGCCATCGACAACGCGCTGGACCAGTGACGGGGCCGGTGACCCGTCAGGTGACCGGCATGGCGAGTGACATCCCTGCCGCCGCGCCCTCCCAGGGGGAGGAGGGCGCGGCCCCGGCGCAGCCGTCCCCGACGGTCGACACCGCCGCGGCCGAACGGCGCCGGGCGCGCCGCAGCCGCTGGTACCGGCGGGACGTGCGGTGGAGCCCGTACGCCTTCGTCGCGCCGTTCTTCGTGTTCTTCGCGGCCTTCGGGCTCTTCCCGCTCCTCTATACCGGCTGGGCCTCGCTGCACCGGGTGGAACTGACCGCGCCGACGGACATGGAGTGGGTGGGGCTGCGCAACTTCTCCCGGCTGCTGGAGGACGAGTTCTTCTGGAACGCGCTGAAGAACACCTTCACCATCGGGGTCATCTCGACGGTGCCCCAGCTGCTGATCGCCCTGGGCATCGCCCATCTGCTCAACTACCGGCTGCGCACCTCGATGTTCTTCCGGGTCGCGGCGCTCACTCCGTACGCCACGTCCGTGGCCGCGGCGACGCTCGTCTTCGTGCTGCTCTTCGGGCGCGACTACGGAATGATCAACTGGGCGCTGGGGCTGGCCGGGATCGACCCCGTCGACTGGCAGAACGGCGAGTGGACCTCCCAGATCGCGGTCTCGACGATCGTCATCTGGCGCTGGACCGGCTACAACGCGCTGATCTATCTGGCGGCGATGCAGGCCATCCCGAACGATCTGTACGAGTCGGCGGCGCTCGACGGGGCCTCCCGGTGGCAGCAGTTCGTGCATGTGACCGTTCCGTCGCTGCGCCCGACGATCCTCTTCACCTGTGTGGTGTCGACGATCGGCGCGACGCAGCTGTTCGGCGAGCCGCTGCTGTTCAACGGCGGCGCGGGAGCGACGGGCGGCGCCGACCACCAGTTCCAGACGCTCGGACTCTATCTGTACGAGCAGGGCTGGGTGAACCTCCATCTCGGCCGGGCCTCGGCGATCGCCTGGACCATGTTCCTGATCCTGCTGGTGATCGGCGCCGTGAACTGGCTGCTCGTCCGCCGGCTCCGCAAGAGCGCGTAGGGGGCTGAAGTGCTGACGACCACCACCGACCCCACGGCCACCGCCAGGCCGACGACGACCGCCAAGCCGGCGCGGGTCCGAGCCGGAAGGCAACTGCACGGCGGGCGGATCACCCATGCGGTGCTGATCGTGTTCACCGTGGGCTCGCTCTTCCCGTTGGTGTGGACGGCGATCGCGGCGTCCCGCAACAACACCCGGCTCGCACAGACTCCCCCGCCGTTCTGGTTCGGCGGCAATCTCTTCAAGAACCTCGAAATCGCCTGGACCGACGCCAACATGGGGACGGCGTTGCTCAACACCACCGTCGTGGCGGGCACGGTGGCGGCGGGCACGGTCGTCTTCTCGACGCTCGCGGGATTCGCCTTCGCCAAACTCCGCTTCCGGTTCAAGAACCTCCTCATGGTGCTCGTGATCGGCACGATGATGGTGCCGCCGCAGCTCAGCGTCGTGCCGCTGTACATGCTCATCGCCGAACTGTCGTGGACCGACCAGCTGCAGTCCGTCATCCTTCCGATGCTCGTCAGCGCCTTCGGCGTGTTCTTCATGCGGCAGTACCTCAGCGAGGCACTGCCGACGGAGCTGATCGAGGCGGCCCGGGTGGACGGGGCGAGCAGCTGGCGCGTGGTGTGGCATGTCGTCTTCCCGGCCGCGCGGCCGGCGATGGCGGTCCTCGGCATGCTGACGTTCGTGATGGCCTGGAACGACTTCTTCTGGCCGATCATCGCGCTCACGCAGAACGGCAGCCCGACCGTGCAGGTGGCGCTGACCGGGCTCGGCCGCGGTTTCATCCCCGACCAGTCGGTGATCATGGCCGGTGCGCTGCTGGGCACGCTGCCGCTGCTGCTCGCCTTCGTGATCTTCGGCAAGCAGATCGTGGGCGGCATCATGCAGGGCGCCGTCAAGGGCTGACCTCACTGCTGACATCACGGCACCGCTGACATCACAGCCGGCATCGCCCCGTCCTCCCTTGTCCTCCCCTTCCTTCCGTACACGTTGGGAGCTCCTCCATGTCTGTCAGCTTTCCGCCCGGATTCCTGTGGGGCACCGCCACCGCCGCGTACCAGATCGAGGGCGCCGTACGGGAGGACGGCCGTACGCCGTCGATCTGGGACACCTTCAGTCACACCCCGGGCAAGGTGGAGAACGGGGACACCGGTGACGTCGCCGTCGACCACTTCCACCGCCGCACGCAGGACGTGCGGCTCATGGCGGAGCTGGGCGTCAACGCGTACCGCTTCTCGGTCTCCTGGCCGCGGGTCCAGCCCACCGGCCGGGGCCCGGCCGTCCAGCGCGGCCTCGACTTCTACCGTGGCCTCGTCGACGACCTGCTGGAACACGGCATCACGCCCCTGCTCACGCTCTACCACTGGGATCTGCCGCAGGAGCTGGAGACCGCGGGCGGCTGGCCGGAGCGGGACACGGCGCACCGCTTCGCCGACTACGCCCGTATCGTCGCCGAGGCGCTGGGCGACCGGGTAGTGCGGTGGACCACCCTCAACGAGCCCTGGTGCAGCGCCTTTCTCGGATACGGATCGGGCGTGCACGCGCCGGGCCGCACCGACCCGGTCGCCGCGCTGCGCGCCGCCCACCATCTCAATCTGGGCCACGGTCTGGCCGCACAGGCGCTGCGCACCCAGCTGCCGGCCCGCGCCCAGGTGTCGGTGAGCATCAATCCCAGTGCCGTCAGGGCCCGGACGCAGTCACCGGCCGATCT includes:
- a CDS encoding carbohydrate ABC transporter permease; translation: MLTTTTDPTATARPTTTAKPARVRAGRQLHGGRITHAVLIVFTVGSLFPLVWTAIAASRNNTRLAQTPPPFWFGGNLFKNLEIAWTDANMGTALLNTTVVAGTVAAGTVVFSTLAGFAFAKLRFRFKNLLMVLVIGTMMVPPQLSVVPLYMLIAELSWTDQLQSVILPMLVSAFGVFFMRQYLSEALPTELIEAARVDGASSWRVVWHVVFPAARPAMAVLGMLTFVMAWNDFFWPIIALTQNGSPTVQVALTGLGRGFIPDQSVIMAGALLGTLPLLLAFVIFGKQIVGGIMQGAVKG
- a CDS encoding GH1 family beta-glucosidase, whose protein sequence is MSVSFPPGFLWGTATAAYQIEGAVREDGRTPSIWDTFSHTPGKVENGDTGDVAVDHFHRRTQDVRLMAELGVNAYRFSVSWPRVQPTGRGPAVQRGLDFYRGLVDDLLEHGITPLLTLYHWDLPQELETAGGWPERDTAHRFADYARIVAEALGDRVVRWTTLNEPWCSAFLGYGSGVHAPGRTDPVAALRAAHHLNLGHGLAAQALRTQLPARAQVSVSINPSAVRARTQSPADLDARRRIDALANRVFTDPMLHGSYPADLLTDTERLTDWSFVHGDDLAVIRHPLDSLGINYYSPSVVSSATDSDAPASERNDGHGASEHSPWPGADSVAFHQPPGDVTEMGWTIDPTGLYDLLMRYSREAPRLPLVITENGAAYPDKPAADGSVHDPERIRYLHGHLSAVHRAMADGADVRGYFLWSLMDNFEWAYGYGKRFGAVYVDYDTQARTPKSSARWYGELARTGVLPDC
- a CDS encoding methyltransferase domain-containing protein produces the protein MTTAQPGGYTALVRQLHERGLLDPTWRAVWEAVPRERFIPGRAWRQDADRCVPLVSYAERIALIHSDEPVVIQLDDGVDGGPGVATSSNSQPSMVARSLGLLQVDDGARVLEIGTASGHVAALLSERLGAERVFSIEVDPALAAHAGTALDAAGYRPHLRCGDGGAGWPEAAPFDGVIATCALRHVPRAYVDQVRPGGSIVAPLDREFWSGVLVQLTVRRDGTASGRFHGGASYMPMRSHRAVAGAPVDSSTVRARRTDLAGSAILRLGFALYAGTRLPGVRLWHADGPAGVQVWAQHPGGSAATAVDGDV
- a CDS encoding ABC transporter substrate-binding protein, translating into MRRTVILAVVAALGAGLLAGCAEDSEEPGAGSAGGAGGAKGRTTITVGVFGAFGLKEAGLYDEYMKLHKNIEIKQTSIERNENYYPQLLTHLGSGSGLADIQAVEVNNIAEITTTQADKLVDLGKTEGVSKDSFLPWKWAQATNKDGKTIGLGTDIGPQGICYRKDLFAKAGLPTDREAVGKLWAGDWNKYLAAGKQYKAKAPKGTTFVDSASGVMAAITGSSAKRFYDESGEVVYKTNPAVKDAFDTAAAFATEGLSGKLQQFTPAWDQGYANGTFATVSCPAWMLGYIQDKAGPAGKDKWDVAPAPKPSNWGGSFLIVPEAGKNKTEAAKLAAWLTAPEQQAKLFEKRGSFPSAQAAYSLPAVSGAKHEYFGNAPIGQIFSQAAEGIPVLIVGPKDLVIAQNLADVGMLQVGQKGKSPQEGWDAAVKAIDNALDQ
- a CDS encoding carbohydrate ABC transporter permease, with translation MASDIPAAAPSQGEEGAAPAQPSPTVDTAAAERRRARRSRWYRRDVRWSPYAFVAPFFVFFAAFGLFPLLYTGWASLHRVELTAPTDMEWVGLRNFSRLLEDEFFWNALKNTFTIGVISTVPQLLIALGIAHLLNYRLRTSMFFRVAALTPYATSVAAATLVFVLLFGRDYGMINWALGLAGIDPVDWQNGEWTSQIAVSTIVIWRWTGYNALIYLAAMQAIPNDLYESAALDGASRWQQFVHVTVPSLRPTILFTCVVSTIGATQLFGEPLLFNGGAGATGGADHQFQTLGLYLYEQGWVNLHLGRASAIAWTMFLILLVIGAVNWLLVRRLRKSA
- a CDS encoding LacI family DNA-binding transcriptional regulator — protein: MVDRRNAGVRAGAVRARTGGRSGGRPTLEEVAARAGVGRGTVSRVINGSPRVSDETRAAVEAAVAELGYVPNRAARALAANRTDAIALVVPEPEARFFAEPYFSDIVRGVGAALADTDMQLLLTFAGSDRKRRRLAEYLAAGRVDGVLLVSVHADDPLPDLLEQLAIPAVISGRRSADEPLAAVDSDNTEGARAAVTHLLSRGRRTIATITGRLDVYGAQCRLDGYRDALATAGVAADEQLIAPADFTEEGGRRAMRALLDRRPALDAVFAASDVMAAGARQVLRESGRRIPDDVALVGFDDSAVARHMDPALTSVRQPIEDMGRTMAGLLLQEIADRSGPQRPRIVLPTELVVRDSS